One genomic region from Amaranthus tricolor cultivar Red isolate AtriRed21 chromosome 12, ASM2621246v1, whole genome shotgun sequence encodes:
- the LOC130828269 gene encoding serine/threonine-protein phosphatase PP1-like isoform X2 encodes MEQSVLDDIIRRLLEVKGRPGKQVQLSESEIRQLCLASKDIFLNQPNLLQIEAPIKICGDIHGQYSDLLRLFEYGGFPPQSNYLFLGDYVDRGKQSLETICLLLAYKIKYSENFFLLRGNHECASINRIYGFYDECKRRFNVRLWKVFTDCFNCLPVAALIDDKILCMHGGLSPDLHNLDQIRNMQRPADVPDTGLLCDLLWSDPSKDVKGWGVNDRGVSFTFGADKVTEFLEKHDLDLICRAHQVVEDGYEFFASRQLVTIFSAPNYCGEFDNAGAMMSVDDTLMCSFQILKPAEKKPKLNFGSSTTTAKSGNGVNFFGSSTTMKSGTSVPGVKAFSC; translated from the exons ATGGAGCAATCTGTTTTAGATGATATAATTCGTCGACTATTAGAAGTTAAAGGTCGTCCTGGGAAACAAGTTCAGCTTTCTGAGTCTGAGATCCGTCAACTTTGTTTAGCTTCTAAAGATATCTTCTTAAACCAGCCGAATCTTCTTCAAATTGAAGCACCCATCAAAATTTGTG GTGATATACATGGTCAATATTCTGATCTTTTGAGACTTTTTGAGTATGGTGGGTTCCCTCCTCAATCAAATTACTTATTTTTGGGCGATTATGTTGATAGAGGAAAACAAAGCCTGGAGACGATTTGTCTTCTTCTTgcatataaaataaagtattcTGAGAATTTCTTTCTATTGAGGGGAAACCATGAGTGTGCTTCCATAAATCGCATCTATGGATTCTATGATGAATGCAAGAGGAGATTTAATGTTAGATTATGGAAAGTCTTCACCGATTGTTTTAATTGCCTACCGGTTGCAGCCCTTATTGATGACAAAATTTTGTGTATGCATGGAGGTCTTTCACCTGATCTCCACAATTTGGACCAGATTCGTAATATGCAGCGGCCTGCTGATGTGCCTGATACAGGCTTGCTTTGTGATCTTCTATGGTCAGATCCTAGCAAAGATGTAAAAGGCTGGGGTGTGAATGATAGGGGAGTTTCATTTACTTTTGGTGCTGATAAGGTGACGGAGTTTCTCGAAAAGCATGATTTGGACCTCATCTGTCGTGCACATCAG GTTGTGGAGGACGGATATGAATTTTTTGCAAGTAGGCAGCTTGTAACAATATTTTCTGCTCCTAATTATTGTGGCGAGTTTGATAATGCCGGTGCTATGATGAGTGTGGATGACACTCTGATGTGCTCTTTCCAGATATTAAAGCCTGCTGAAAAGAAGCCCAAGCTTAACTTCGGAAGCAGTACTACAACTGCTAAGTCTGGTAATGGTGTCAACTTTTTTGGAAGCTCTACAACTATGAAATCTGGAACTTCTGTCCCAGGGGTCAAG
- the LOC130828269 gene encoding serine/threonine-protein phosphatase PP1-like isoform X1, whose protein sequence is MEQSVLDDIIRRLLEVKGRPGKQVQLSESEIRQLCLASKDIFLNQPNLLQIEAPIKICGDIHGQYSDLLRLFEYGGFPPQSNYLFLGDYVDRGKQSLETICLLLAYKIKYSENFFLLRGNHECASINRIYGFYDECKRRFNVRLWKVFTDCFNCLPVAALIDDKILCMHGGLSPDLHNLDQIRNMQRPADVPDTGLLCDLLWSDPSKDVKGWGVNDRGVSFTFGADKVTEFLEKHDLDLICRAHQVVEDGYEFFASRQLVTIFSAPNYCGEFDNAGAMMSVDDTLMCSFQILKPAEKKPKLNFGSSTTTAKSGNGVNFFGSSTTMKSGTSVPGVKSFLDA, encoded by the exons ATGGAGCAATCTGTTTTAGATGATATAATTCGTCGACTATTAGAAGTTAAAGGTCGTCCTGGGAAACAAGTTCAGCTTTCTGAGTCTGAGATCCGTCAACTTTGTTTAGCTTCTAAAGATATCTTCTTAAACCAGCCGAATCTTCTTCAAATTGAAGCACCCATCAAAATTTGTG GTGATATACATGGTCAATATTCTGATCTTTTGAGACTTTTTGAGTATGGTGGGTTCCCTCCTCAATCAAATTACTTATTTTTGGGCGATTATGTTGATAGAGGAAAACAAAGCCTGGAGACGATTTGTCTTCTTCTTgcatataaaataaagtattcTGAGAATTTCTTTCTATTGAGGGGAAACCATGAGTGTGCTTCCATAAATCGCATCTATGGATTCTATGATGAATGCAAGAGGAGATTTAATGTTAGATTATGGAAAGTCTTCACCGATTGTTTTAATTGCCTACCGGTTGCAGCCCTTATTGATGACAAAATTTTGTGTATGCATGGAGGTCTTTCACCTGATCTCCACAATTTGGACCAGATTCGTAATATGCAGCGGCCTGCTGATGTGCCTGATACAGGCTTGCTTTGTGATCTTCTATGGTCAGATCCTAGCAAAGATGTAAAAGGCTGGGGTGTGAATGATAGGGGAGTTTCATTTACTTTTGGTGCTGATAAGGTGACGGAGTTTCTCGAAAAGCATGATTTGGACCTCATCTGTCGTGCACATCAG GTTGTGGAGGACGGATATGAATTTTTTGCAAGTAGGCAGCTTGTAACAATATTTTCTGCTCCTAATTATTGTGGCGAGTTTGATAATGCCGGTGCTATGATGAGTGTGGATGACACTCTGATGTGCTCTTTCCAGATATTAAAGCCTGCTGAAAAGAAGCCCAAGCTTAACTTCGGAAGCAGTACTACAACTGCTAAGTCTGGTAATGGTGTCAACTTTTTTGGAAGCTCTACAACTATGAAATCTGGAACTTCTGTCCCAGGGGTCAAG
- the LOC130828269 gene encoding serine/threonine-protein phosphatase PP1-like isoform X3: MEQSVLDDIIRRLLEVKGRPGKQVQLSESEIRQLCLASKDIFLNQPNLLQIEAPIKICGDIHGQYSDLLRLFEYGGFPPQSNYLFLGDYVDRGKQSLETICLLLAYKIKYSENFFLLRGNHECASINRIYGFYDECKRRFNVRLWKVFTDCFNCLPVAALIDDKILCMHGGLSPDLHNLDQIRNMQRPADVPDTGLLCDLLWSDPSKDVKGWGVNDRGVSFTFGADKVTEFLEKHDLDLICRAHQKRQDFDIKDSGFVDRDY; encoded by the exons ATGGAGCAATCTGTTTTAGATGATATAATTCGTCGACTATTAGAAGTTAAAGGTCGTCCTGGGAAACAAGTTCAGCTTTCTGAGTCTGAGATCCGTCAACTTTGTTTAGCTTCTAAAGATATCTTCTTAAACCAGCCGAATCTTCTTCAAATTGAAGCACCCATCAAAATTTGTG GTGATATACATGGTCAATATTCTGATCTTTTGAGACTTTTTGAGTATGGTGGGTTCCCTCCTCAATCAAATTACTTATTTTTGGGCGATTATGTTGATAGAGGAAAACAAAGCCTGGAGACGATTTGTCTTCTTCTTgcatataaaataaagtattcTGAGAATTTCTTTCTATTGAGGGGAAACCATGAGTGTGCTTCCATAAATCGCATCTATGGATTCTATGATGAATGCAAGAGGAGATTTAATGTTAGATTATGGAAAGTCTTCACCGATTGTTTTAATTGCCTACCGGTTGCAGCCCTTATTGATGACAAAATTTTGTGTATGCATGGAGGTCTTTCACCTGATCTCCACAATTTGGACCAGATTCGTAATATGCAGCGGCCTGCTGATGTGCCTGATACAGGCTTGCTTTGTGATCTTCTATGGTCAGATCCTAGCAAAGATGTAAAAGGCTGGGGTGTGAATGATAGGGGAGTTTCATTTACTTTTGGTGCTGATAAGGTGACGGAGTTTCTCGAAAAGCATGATTTGGACCTCATCTGTCGTGCACATCAG aaaaggcaagattttgatattaaagacagcggattcgtagacagagattattag